The window TGCTGATTATTGTAGTCGTAACGATGGACTTTATGGCGCAGGTGCAATCGTATATTTTGTCCCAACAGTACGAAAGCCTGCTGAAGAAGTCTAATTTCAAGGGCGGTTTGACCGCTCGCTGATTACAGAACCAAAATCGCGAGATGGCGAAAGAAGATACGATTCAAATGCAGGGTGAGATTTTGGAAACCCTGCCGAACGCGACATTCAGGGTTAAGCTTGAGAATGGCCATGTTGTGCTTGGCCATATTTCTGGGAAGATGCGGATGCACTATATTCGTATCCTTCCAGGTGATAAAGTGACGGTGGAGCTGACCCCCTATGATTTGTCGCGTGCACGCATTGTATTCCGAGCAAAGTAGGGCGGAATGCTGGCTTAGTTCTTTAGTAGGAAAGGAACCAAAATGAAGGTACAACCTTCGGTAAAACGGATCTGCCGTAACTGCAAGATGATCCGCCGGAACGGTGTGTTGCGTGTAATTTGCACGGATCCCCGTCATAAGCAACGCCAGGGCTGATTGACTCAGTCAATTGCTGGCGATACAATCGTCAACTTTTTGATATTGGGGTATTTTCATGGCCCGTATTGCCGGGGTTAACATCCCGAACCACCAACATGCGGAAATCGCTTTGACCGCTATTTATGGCATTGGTCGTACTCGTGCTCAAATCATCTGCGACGCAGCTGG of the Chitinivorax sp. B genome contains:
- the infA gene encoding translation initiation factor IF-1 translates to MAKEDTIQMQGEILETLPNATFRVKLENGHVVLGHISGKMRMHYIRILPGDKVTVELTPYDLSRARIVFRAK
- the rpmJ gene encoding 50S ribosomal protein L36, producing the protein MKVQPSVKRICRNCKMIRRNGVLRVICTDPRHKQRQG